A window of Rhodococcus sp. SGAir0479 contains these coding sequences:
- a CDS encoding ABC transporter ATP-binding protein — MTGQTLTFDGISKRYGDVVALEGLSFDVRPGEIFGFVGSNGAGKTTAMRIALGVLAADGGEVRLGGRPVDLEVRRSIGYMPEERGLYPKMKVGRQLTYFAELHGLSRAEASESARRWTERLGIETRVNDTVDALSLGNQQRVQLAAALVHDPAVLILDEPFSGLDPVAVDVMSDVLVEKANTGVPVIFSSHQLDLVQRLCDRVGIISKGRMNSIGTVDELRGSGDVLLEVHAPAAPAGWADHLFAVTTVSHADGRTVLSLGSGADDQAVLHAALKTGPVHEFAVRKPSLTELFREVVSA; from the coding sequence ATGACCGGTCAGACGCTCACCTTCGACGGCATCTCCAAACGCTACGGCGACGTCGTCGCGCTGGAGGGCCTGAGCTTCGACGTCCGCCCCGGCGAGATCTTCGGATTCGTCGGCAGCAACGGCGCCGGCAAGACCACCGCGATGCGCATCGCCCTCGGCGTCCTGGCTGCCGACGGGGGTGAGGTGCGGCTCGGCGGCCGGCCGGTCGACCTCGAGGTCCGCCGCTCGATCGGTTACATGCCCGAGGAACGCGGGCTCTACCCGAAGATGAAGGTGGGTCGTCAGCTCACGTACTTCGCGGAACTACACGGGCTTTCGCGTGCCGAGGCGAGCGAGTCCGCGCGCCGGTGGACCGAGCGTCTGGGGATCGAGACACGGGTGAACGACACCGTCGACGCGCTCAGCCTCGGCAACCAGCAGCGCGTCCAGCTCGCCGCCGCACTGGTCCACGACCCCGCGGTACTCATTCTCGACGAACCGTTCTCCGGACTCGATCCGGTCGCGGTCGACGTCATGAGCGACGTCCTCGTCGAGAAGGCGAACACCGGTGTCCCGGTGATCTTCTCCAGTCACCAGCTGGATCTGGTGCAGCGGCTGTGCGACCGGGTCGGCATCATCTCGAAGGGCCGGATGAACTCGATCGGCACCGTCGACGAGTTGCGTGGCAGCGGCGACGTGCTCCTCGAGGTCCACGCGCCCGCGGCACCCGCCGGATGGGCCGATCACCTGTTCGCGGTGACGACCGTCAGCCACGCCGACGGCCGCACCGTGCTGTCGCTCGGCTCGGGCGCCGACGACCAGGCCGTCCTGCACGCCGCCCTGAAGACCGGACCCGTACACGAGTTCGCGGTCCGCAAACCGTCCCTGACCGAACTGTTCCGAGAGGTGGTGTCCGCATGA
- a CDS encoding ABC-F family ATP-binding cassette domain-containing protein — protein MTATLRISGLSASRGERTLFSDLDLTVAPGDVIGLVGANGAGKSTLLTTLAGVGSADVTGTITLSPPDATVGYLAQEPDRMPGETILAFLGRRTGVTAAEEAMNAAAESLADGGEDLYSPALDRWLALGGADLAERAEQVLADLGLDVAGDALMTDLSGGQAARAGLASLLLSRYDVLLLDEPTNDLDLPGLEQLERFVADTRTALVVVSHDREFLARTVTGIVELDLAQQQIAVYDGGYEAYLMEREVARRHAREAYDEFAGNLSALQDRAQMQRNWLEHGVRNARRKAKNGDSDKMGRKARAESTEKQAAKARQTQRRIERLEVVEEPRKEWELRMEIAAAPRSGAVVATMSGATVRRDGFTFGPVTAQVDWGDRILVTGPNGSGKSTLLNVLLGKLPPDEGTATLGSGVAVGEIDQARGLFEGDEMLADAFGAQIPEWPEADVRTLLAKFGLKGHHVLRPASSLSPGERTRAALALLQARGVNLLVLDEPTNHLDLPAIEQLEQAMESFTGTLLLVTHDRRMLDTMRHTRRWRMDAGRLAE, from the coding sequence GTGACTGCAACCCTGCGCATCTCCGGCCTCTCCGCGTCCCGGGGCGAGCGCACGCTCTTCTCGGACCTCGACCTCACGGTCGCACCCGGCGACGTGATCGGACTGGTCGGCGCGAACGGTGCCGGGAAGTCGACGCTGCTCACCACGCTGGCCGGCGTGGGCAGCGCCGACGTCACCGGCACGATCACGCTCAGTCCCCCCGACGCGACCGTCGGTTACCTGGCGCAGGAGCCCGACCGGATGCCCGGCGAGACGATTCTCGCGTTCCTCGGCCGCCGCACCGGCGTCACCGCGGCCGAAGAGGCGATGAACGCGGCCGCCGAATCGCTCGCGGACGGCGGTGAGGACCTCTACTCCCCCGCCCTGGACCGGTGGCTCGCCCTCGGCGGCGCCGACCTGGCCGAGCGCGCCGAACAGGTATTGGCCGATCTCGGCCTGGATGTCGCCGGGGACGCGCTGATGACGGATCTGTCGGGCGGCCAGGCCGCCCGCGCCGGACTCGCGTCGCTGCTGCTGTCGCGCTACGACGTGCTGCTGCTCGACGAGCCGACCAACGACCTCGATCTGCCCGGGCTCGAGCAGCTCGAGCGGTTCGTCGCCGACACCCGTACCGCGCTGGTGGTGGTGAGCCATGACCGAGAGTTTCTGGCGCGCACCGTGACCGGCATCGTGGAGCTGGATCTGGCGCAACAGCAGATCGCCGTGTACGACGGCGGGTACGAGGCATATCTGATGGAGCGGGAGGTGGCGCGGCGGCACGCCCGCGAGGCGTACGACGAGTTCGCCGGGAACCTGTCGGCGTTGCAGGACCGTGCGCAGATGCAGCGCAACTGGCTCGAGCACGGCGTCCGCAACGCTCGCCGCAAGGCGAAGAACGGCGACTCCGACAAGATGGGCCGCAAGGCGCGCGCCGAGTCCACCGAGAAGCAGGCCGCCAAGGCGCGCCAGACGCAGCGCCGCATCGAACGACTCGAGGTGGTCGAGGAACCCCGCAAGGAATGGGAGCTGCGGATGGAGATCGCCGCGGCGCCCCGCAGCGGCGCGGTGGTCGCGACCATGAGTGGCGCCACCGTGCGCCGCGACGGGTTCACGTTCGGTCCGGTCACCGCGCAGGTGGACTGGGGCGACCGGATCCTCGTCACCGGCCCCAACGGGTCCGGCAAGTCGACACTGCTGAACGTCCTGCTCGGCAAGCTGCCGCCCGACGAGGGGACGGCGACGTTGGGATCCGGGGTCGCGGTCGGCGAGATCGACCAGGCCCGAGGACTGTTCGAGGGCGACGAGATGTTGGCCGACGCCTTCGGCGCGCAGATCCCGGAGTGGCCCGAGGCGGACGTGCGCACCCTGCTGGCCAAGTTCGGTCTCAAGGGCCACCACGTGCTCCGACCCGCATCGTCGCTGTCGCCGGGCGAGCGCACGCGGGCGGCACTGGCGTTGCTGCAGGCCCGCGGCGTCAACCTGTTGGTGCTCGACGAGCCCACCAACCACCTCGACCTGCCCGCCATCGAGCAGCTCGAGCAGGCGATGGAGTCGTTCACGGGCACCCTGCTGCTCGTCACCCACGACCGCCGGATGTTGGACACCATGCGCCACACCCGGCGCTGGCGGATGGACGCCGGCCGCCTCGCCGAATAG
- a CDS encoding acetyl-coenzyme A carboxylase carboxyl transferase subunits beta/alpha produces the protein MSRTRMSARDLIARVFDADSFESWDTAPVDVDPDPKYRAELAAAAARSGVDESVLTGTALLGGRRVAVIACEFSFLAGSIGVAAAERIVTAVERATAEGLPLLASPTSGGTRMQEGTVAFVQMVKIAAAVAAHKAAHLPYLVYLRDPTTGGVFASWGSLGHVTIAEPGALVGFLGPRVYQALYGAEFPAGVQTSENLYRKGVIDGVASVEQLRELVDRALHVVCDPADATVPIPELAAPEDIPDVPAWQSVMSSRRTDRPGVRELVRHAASTRVPLSGTGQGEVDSTVLLSLARFGGRPCVLFGQDRAGQSALNTMGPAALREARRGMRMAAELRLPLVLVIDTLGAALSQEAEERGLAPEIARCISDLVTLRTPTVSVLLGQGTGGGALALLPADRVLAAQNGWLAPLPPEGASAIVHRDTTHAPQMAAAQGIRSLDLLRDGVVDAVIPELPDAALEPVEFSRRVGAAIAHELAALDDLPVDDRITTRTSRYRTLGLPGS, from the coding sequence ATGTCCCGCACCAGAATGTCGGCTCGGGACCTGATCGCGCGGGTGTTCGACGCCGACAGTTTCGAGTCGTGGGACACCGCCCCGGTCGACGTCGACCCCGACCCGAAGTACCGCGCCGAGCTCGCCGCCGCGGCGGCGCGCTCCGGCGTGGACGAGTCGGTGCTCACCGGTACCGCATTGCTCGGCGGCCGTCGCGTCGCCGTCATCGCGTGCGAGTTCTCCTTCCTCGCCGGGTCGATCGGGGTGGCCGCGGCCGAACGGATCGTCACCGCGGTCGAACGCGCCACCGCCGAGGGGCTACCCCTGCTGGCGTCCCCCACGTCGGGCGGAACTCGCATGCAGGAGGGCACCGTCGCGTTCGTGCAGATGGTCAAGATCGCGGCGGCAGTCGCCGCGCACAAGGCCGCGCACCTGCCGTACCTGGTGTACCTGCGCGACCCCACGACCGGTGGCGTCTTCGCGTCGTGGGGATCGCTCGGGCACGTGACGATCGCCGAACCCGGCGCGCTCGTCGGATTCCTCGGCCCCCGCGTGTACCAGGCCCTGTACGGCGCCGAGTTCCCGGCGGGCGTCCAGACGTCGGAGAATCTGTATCGCAAGGGCGTCATCGACGGGGTCGCGTCCGTCGAGCAGCTGCGCGAGCTCGTCGACCGTGCGCTGCACGTGGTGTGCGACCCGGCCGACGCCACGGTGCCGATCCCCGAACTCGCCGCGCCCGAGGACATCCCGGATGTACCGGCTTGGCAATCCGTGATGTCGTCCCGCCGCACCGACCGCCCCGGTGTGCGCGAGCTGGTACGGCACGCGGCCTCCACCCGCGTGCCGCTGAGCGGAACCGGTCAGGGGGAGGTGGACTCGACCGTCCTGCTGTCGCTCGCCCGGTTCGGCGGCCGGCCGTGCGTACTGTTCGGTCAGGACCGTGCGGGCCAGTCGGCCCTCAACACGATGGGCCCGGCCGCGCTGCGGGAGGCCCGCCGTGGCATGCGGATGGCCGCCGAACTCCGGCTGCCCCTGGTGCTGGTGATCGACACGCTCGGGGCGGCGCTGTCGCAGGAGGCCGAGGAACGCGGCCTGGCCCCGGAGATCGCGCGCTGCATCTCCGATCTGGTGACGCTGCGAACCCCGACGGTGTCGGTGCTGCTCGGTCAGGGCACCGGCGGTGGCGCGCTCGCATTGCTGCCTGCCGACCGCGTACTCGCGGCCCAGAACGGCTGGCTCGCCCCGCTTCCCCCCGAGGGTGCGAGCGCCATCGTGCACCGTGACACCACCCACGCGCCGCAGATGGCTGCGGCGCAGGGCATCCGGTCGCTCGACCTGTTGCGCGACGGCGTGGTCGACGCGGTGATCCCCGAACTTCCCGACGCCGCCCTCGAACCGGTCGAGTTCTCGCGCCGGGTCGGCGCGGCGATCGCGCACGAACTCGCGGCGTTGGACGACCTCCCGGTCGACGACCGGATCACGACACGCACGTCGCGCTACCGCACTCTCGGCCTGCCCGGGAGTTGA
- a CDS encoding helix-turn-helix transcriptional regulator — protein sequence MSPVRRGASLPIFNRIGVLRAERKMSRAQLAESIEVNPQTVGALERGDHYPSLDLAMRICTVFELPIEAVFSRTEFAPMSVELYPTTPKEEG from the coding sequence ATGAGTCCGGTGCGGCGTGGCGCGAGCCTCCCCATCTTCAATCGCATCGGGGTGCTGCGCGCGGAACGAAAGATGAGTCGCGCACAGCTCGCCGAGTCGATCGAGGTGAATCCGCAGACCGTCGGTGCGCTCGAGCGCGGCGACCACTACCCGAGCCTGGACCTCGCGATGCGCATCTGCACGGTGTTCGAACTACCGATCGAGGCGGTGTTCTCGCGCACCGAGTTCGCGCCGATGTCGGTCGAGCTCTACCCGACCACCCCCAAGGAGGAGGGCTGA
- a CDS encoding copper chaperone PCu(A)C, protein MKAFIRTRVLAIGVTVAAGITLVGCSDDSAGDAKSGTDVESISLQDSWVKAADSGMTAMFGTIVNGSDTDVTLTAVTTTVSPRVELHEMAPDGSGAMKMREKDGGVVVAAHDSYELAPGGDHIMLFDLPAPVQAGTDVAFTFEFADGATARFTSQVRDFTGAREDYGTGEAHDG, encoded by the coding sequence ATGAAGGCATTCATTCGTACCCGCGTTCTCGCGATCGGTGTCACCGTCGCGGCGGGCATCACCCTCGTCGGTTGCAGCGACGACTCGGCCGGCGACGCGAAGTCCGGCACCGACGTGGAATCGATCTCGTTGCAGGACTCGTGGGTCAAGGCCGCCGACAGCGGCATGACAGCGATGTTCGGCACGATCGTCAACGGCTCGGACACCGACGTCACGTTGACGGCCGTGACGACGACGGTCTCTCCGCGCGTCGAACTCCACGAGATGGCGCCGGACGGCAGCGGCGCGATGAAGATGCGTGAGAAGGACGGCGGCGTCGTGGTCGCGGCCCACGATTCGTACGAACTCGCTCCGGGCGGCGACCACATCATGCTGTTCGACCTGCCGGCACCAGTGCAGGCGGGTACCGACGTCGCGTTCACGTTCGAGTTCGCCGACGGCGCGACGGCCCGGTTCACGTCGCAGGTCCGCGACTTCACGGGAGCCCGCGAGGACTACGGCACCGGTGAGGCGCACGATGGCTGA
- a CDS encoding acyl-CoA dehydrogenase: MSIARTPEQIAAQDAVRALGRTGKPVAVIRDTATDAWLDLWPAVADLGLFAVTVPEERGGAGGTLVDLCVMLEQAGADLLPGPVAATAAVAHLLGTHAGSQELLDEIMSGALPVAIASPAAPRLTVSDEGVSGEVGLVAGACARSAVVVAASESDGARSWWLIRPDAAGFEVEAADTADLTTPAGRVRCTATPAVRLEIPFESVEDLHITAVASLAAGIAGRATEIAAEYAKIREQFGRPIGRFQAIKHMCSEMLCRAEQARIVAWDAAVADAHELPIAAAVAGAVALDAAVDNAKDCIQVLGGIGFTWEHDAHIYLRRALSLRQFLGGSAAWRRRTTELVRAGERRHLGVDLGDVENERGAVRGDVERIAALPEQDRRAALADSGYLAPHWPAPYGQDASAARQVLIDQELQHAGVERPDLVIGWWAMPTILQGGDPAQIERFALPTLRGEILWCQLFSEPGAGSDLASLTTAAVRVDGGWKISGQKVWNSMAVQADWAICLARTDKEAPKHRGITYFLVDMRTPGIDVRPLREITGETLFNEVFLDDVFVPDDCVVGAVNDGWRLARTTLANERVQMGGGSTLGPRMEEMIALAEGNDDPLVVDRLGYLIAQAMSNALLAHRALLDSLAGGQPGAESAIQKIVGVRERQAAAEFQLQLAGDAGLLEGPVMREFLTTRANSIAGGSTQILLSLVAERLLGLPRD, translated from the coding sequence ATGAGCATCGCCAGGACACCGGAACAGATCGCCGCCCAGGACGCGGTGCGGGCACTCGGCCGTACGGGAAAACCGGTTGCCGTCATACGGGACACGGCGACCGATGCGTGGCTGGACCTGTGGCCCGCCGTGGCCGATCTGGGCCTGTTCGCGGTGACCGTTCCCGAGGAGCGCGGAGGCGCGGGCGGCACCCTGGTCGATCTGTGCGTGATGCTCGAGCAGGCCGGCGCGGACCTGCTTCCGGGGCCGGTGGCAGCGACCGCGGCCGTCGCCCACCTGTTGGGGACGCACGCCGGGTCCCAGGAGCTGTTGGACGAGATCATGTCCGGCGCGCTGCCGGTCGCGATCGCCTCGCCCGCAGCGCCGCGGCTCACGGTGAGCGACGAGGGTGTCTCCGGCGAGGTCGGGCTGGTGGCCGGGGCCTGTGCTCGCAGCGCCGTCGTCGTCGCCGCGTCCGAGTCGGACGGCGCCCGCTCGTGGTGGCTGATCCGCCCGGACGCCGCGGGGTTCGAGGTCGAAGCCGCGGACACCGCCGACCTCACCACGCCGGCGGGCCGGGTGCGGTGCACGGCGACCCCGGCCGTGCGGCTCGAGATCCCCTTCGAGTCGGTCGAAGACCTGCACATCACCGCGGTGGCATCGCTGGCCGCCGGCATTGCGGGACGCGCCACGGAGATCGCCGCGGAGTACGCGAAGATCCGGGAGCAGTTCGGGCGCCCGATCGGACGCTTCCAGGCGATCAAGCACATGTGCTCGGAGATGCTGTGCCGCGCCGAGCAGGCCCGGATCGTGGCGTGGGACGCGGCAGTGGCCGACGCGCACGAACTGCCCATCGCCGCAGCCGTCGCGGGTGCCGTCGCACTCGACGCCGCGGTGGACAATGCCAAGGACTGCATCCAGGTGCTCGGGGGCATCGGTTTCACGTGGGAGCACGACGCGCACATCTACCTGCGTCGCGCGTTGTCGTTGCGGCAGTTCCTGGGCGGCAGCGCGGCCTGGCGGCGGCGCACCACCGAACTGGTCCGCGCCGGCGAGCGTCGTCATCTCGGTGTCGACCTCGGTGACGTCGAGAACGAGCGCGGCGCCGTCCGCGGTGACGTCGAGCGGATCGCCGCGCTCCCGGAGCAGGATCGCCGGGCGGCCCTCGCCGACTCGGGCTACCTCGCGCCGCACTGGCCGGCGCCGTACGGCCAGGACGCGTCCGCTGCCCGGCAGGTGCTGATCGACCAGGAGTTGCAGCACGCGGGCGTCGAGCGTCCGGACCTCGTCATCGGCTGGTGGGCGATGCCGACGATCCTGCAGGGCGGCGATCCGGCGCAGATCGAACGGTTCGCGCTGCCGACACTGCGCGGCGAGATCCTCTGGTGCCAGCTGTTCAGCGAACCGGGCGCCGGCTCCGACCTGGCGTCGCTGACCACAGCCGCGGTCCGCGTCGACGGCGGATGGAAGATCAGCGGCCAGAAGGTGTGGAATTCCATGGCGGTGCAGGCGGATTGGGCCATCTGCCTGGCCCGGACCGACAAGGAGGCTCCGAAGCACCGGGGCATCACCTACTTCCTGGTCGACATGCGAACTCCGGGCATCGACGTGCGTCCACTGCGTGAGATCACCGGCGAGACGCTGTTCAACGAGGTGTTCCTCGACGACGTCTTCGTGCCGGACGACTGCGTCGTGGGCGCGGTGAACGACGGCTGGCGGCTGGCCCGCACTACACTCGCGAACGAGCGGGTCCAGATGGGCGGCGGCTCCACGCTCGGTCCGCGCATGGAGGAGATGATCGCGCTCGCCGAGGGCAATGACGATCCGCTGGTGGTCGACCGCCTCGGCTACCTGATCGCGCAGGCGATGTCGAACGCCCTGCTGGCGCACCGCGCGCTGCTCGACAGCCTGGCCGGCGGACAGCCGGGAGCCGAGTCCGCGATCCAGAAGATCGTCGGCGTGCGCGAGCGGCAGGCCGCCGCCGAGTTCCAACTGCAACTCGCGGGCGACGCCGGCCTCCTCGAGGGCCCGGTCATGCGCGAATTCCTCACCACCCGGGCGAATTCGATCGCGGGCGGCAGTACCCAGATCCTGCTGTCGCTGGTCGCCGAGCGACTGCTCGGGCTTCCTCGGGACTGA
- a CDS encoding ABC transporter permease yields MNVRNGLSPARAIALVARREFLTQVQKKSFLISNVIVLIAIVGGIVAASIFSGGDDESRSTVGLVGDQSLSAALVATGDAAGNPVEVTEIGDEQAARGQVENGDLDVALVPGTGGSVTAITKSEIDAPLRVVLDGAVAAQAQTAALAAQGVDAAQLAESTKSAVVTVDAIDPPDPERGQRIALSTAVVILLYMQILAFGMYVAMGVVEEKSSRVVELLLSTLRPLQLLWGKVIGIGAVGLAQLAVYGVVGVGAGVATGVLTLGGTAWGTLVGTLGWFVLGFAFFAVLYAATGSMVSRQEDVNSTAMPLTILIMAMFFAAFSAVQNPDGPLSNVLSWIPPFSAILMPLRIAAGVASGVQIVGTVALMLLVTVAMSALAARIYQRSILRMGKTVSWREALAR; encoded by the coding sequence ATGAACGTTCGGAACGGCCTGAGCCCGGCCCGCGCGATCGCCCTGGTCGCTCGGCGCGAATTCCTGACCCAGGTGCAGAAGAAGAGCTTCCTGATCAGCAACGTGATCGTCCTGATCGCGATCGTCGGTGGCATCGTCGCCGCCTCGATCTTCTCGGGCGGCGACGACGAGTCGCGGTCCACAGTGGGGCTGGTCGGCGATCAGTCGTTGAGCGCCGCGCTGGTGGCCACCGGTGACGCGGCCGGCAATCCGGTCGAGGTCACCGAGATCGGCGACGAGCAGGCCGCCCGCGGCCAGGTCGAGAACGGCGACCTCGACGTCGCGCTCGTGCCCGGCACCGGCGGCAGCGTCACCGCGATCACCAAGTCCGAGATCGACGCTCCGCTGCGCGTCGTGCTCGACGGCGCCGTGGCCGCACAGGCACAGACCGCCGCGCTGGCGGCGCAGGGCGTCGACGCGGCGCAGTTGGCCGAGAGCACGAAGTCCGCCGTCGTCACCGTCGACGCGATCGACCCACCGGATCCCGAACGCGGACAACGCATCGCGCTCTCGACCGCGGTCGTGATCCTGCTGTACATGCAAATCCTCGCGTTCGGCATGTACGTGGCGATGGGTGTGGTCGAGGAGAAGTCGTCGCGCGTGGTGGAACTGCTGCTGTCGACGCTGCGACCGCTGCAGCTGTTGTGGGGCAAGGTGATCGGCATCGGCGCCGTCGGCCTGGCGCAGCTCGCGGTGTACGGCGTGGTCGGCGTGGGCGCCGGCGTCGCGACCGGCGTCCTCACGCTCGGTGGCACCGCGTGGGGCACGCTGGTCGGCACCCTCGGCTGGTTCGTCCTCGGGTTCGCCTTCTTCGCGGTGCTCTACGCCGCGACCGGGTCGATGGTCTCGCGCCAGGAGGACGTCAACTCCACCGCGATGCCGCTCACGATCTTGATCATGGCAATGTTCTTCGCCGCGTTCAGCGCCGTGCAGAACCCGGACGGCCCGCTGTCGAACGTGCTCAGCTGGATCCCGCCGTTCTCCGCGATCCTCATGCCGCTGCGCATCGCCGCCGGCGTCGCGAGCGGAGTGCAGATCGTGGGCACCGTCGCCTTGATGCTGCTCGTCACGGTCGCGATGTCGGCCCTGGCCGCCCGCATCTACCAGCGATCGATTCTCCGCATGGGCAAGACGGTCTCGTGGCGTGAGGCCCTCGCCCGGTAA
- a CDS encoding Dyp-type peroxidase: protein MADLSRRRLFGVGAAAIGGVGLGFGAGTATARPAQAEVAVPTVPFHGEHQAGVETPPPAHTTFVGLDLRPGTDRAALVRLMRVWTDDAARLTVGTGALADTEPDLATAPARLTVTVGFGPGVFRAAGLDDRRPPWCRPLPAFEIDRLEPRWSDGDVLVQVGSDDPVTVAHTLRVLLKAARNTATVRWVQRGFRRARGSEPEGTTMRNLMGQVDGTVNPHAGTADFGQVVWNDGREQPWMAGGTSVVIRRIHLDLDGWDELDRHGRDEVMGRRMSDGAPLTGESEHDTPDFEAVGPGGLRIIPEFSHVARARPMAPRERFLRRAYNYDEAPGGAGVSDSGLIFVAYQADVDAQYVPVQQRLAEADMFNEWSTPIGSAVFAIPPGCRAGEYLGQGLLA from the coding sequence ATGGCTGACCTCAGCCGTCGGCGGCTGTTCGGAGTCGGCGCCGCCGCGATCGGCGGCGTCGGCCTCGGCTTCGGCGCCGGCACGGCTACGGCGCGCCCGGCACAGGCCGAGGTGGCCGTGCCGACGGTCCCGTTCCACGGGGAACACCAGGCGGGTGTCGAGACGCCGCCGCCCGCCCACACCACGTTCGTCGGCCTCGACCTGAGACCGGGGACGGACCGGGCGGCGCTGGTTCGGCTGATGCGGGTGTGGACCGACGACGCCGCCCGGCTCACGGTGGGCACGGGCGCGCTCGCGGACACCGAACCGGACCTCGCCACCGCCCCCGCCCGTCTCACCGTCACGGTCGGCTTCGGACCCGGGGTGTTCCGCGCCGCGGGACTCGACGACCGCCGTCCGCCGTGGTGCCGCCCGCTGCCGGCCTTCGAGATCGACCGACTCGAGCCGCGCTGGAGCGACGGCGACGTCCTCGTCCAAGTGGGGTCCGACGACCCCGTGACGGTGGCTCACACGCTGCGGGTCCTGCTCAAGGCCGCGCGCAACACCGCCACCGTCCGGTGGGTGCAGCGCGGCTTCCGCCGGGCTCGGGGCAGCGAACCCGAGGGCACCACGATGCGCAACCTCATGGGTCAGGTGGACGGGACCGTCAATCCGCACGCGGGCACCGCCGACTTCGGCCAGGTGGTGTGGAACGACGGCCGGGAGCAGCCGTGGATGGCCGGGGGCACCTCGGTCGTGATCCGGCGCATCCACCTCGACCTCGACGGCTGGGACGAATTGGATCGGCACGGGCGGGACGAGGTGATGGGGCGGCGGATGTCCGACGGCGCCCCGCTCACCGGCGAATCCGAGCACGACACACCCGATTTCGAGGCGGTCGGTCCGGGCGGGTTGCGGATCATCCCCGAGTTCTCGCACGTCGCGCGGGCCCGCCCGATGGCTCCGCGGGAGCGGTTCCTGCGCCGCGCGTACAACTACGACGAGGCCCCGGGCGGCGCCGGGGTGTCCGACTCCGGGCTGATCTTCGTCGCCTACCAGGCGGACGTCGACGCCCAGTACGTGCCGGTGCAGCAGCGGCTCGCGGAGGCGGACATGTTCAACGAGTGGTCCACGCCCATCGGGTCCGCGGTGTTCGCGATCCCGCCGGGCTGCCGTGCCGGGGAATACCTCGGGCAGGGCCTGCTGGCGTAA